One genomic window of [Clostridium] scindens ATCC 35704 includes the following:
- the hdhA gene encoding 7alpha-hydroxysteroid dehydrogenase, producing the protein MRLKDKVILVTASTRGIGLAIAQACAKEGAKVYMGARNLERAKARADEMNAAGGNVKYVYNDATKEETYVTMIEEIIEQEGRIDVLVNNFGSSNPKKDLGIANTDPEVFIKTVNINLKSVFIASQTAVKYMAENGGGSIINISSVGGLIPDISQIAYGTSKAAINYLTKLIAVHEARHNIRCNAVLPGMTATDAVQDNLTDDFRNFFLKHTPIQRMGLPEEIAAAVVYFASDDAAYTTGQILTVSGGFGLATPIFGDLSERSDARG; encoded by the coding sequence ATGAGGTTAAAAGACAAAGTGATTCTGGTTACAGCATCCACCAGAGGCATTGGCCTGGCTATCGCTCAGGCATGTGCGAAAGAAGGAGCCAAAGTCTACATGGGCGCCAGGAATCTGGAACGCGCCAAGGCACGGGCTGACGAGATGAATGCGGCAGGCGGCAATGTAAAGTATGTTTACAATGATGCGACAAAAGAAGAGACATACGTGACGATGATTGAGGAAATCATCGAGCAAGAAGGGCGCATAGACGTGCTTGTAAATAATTTCGGCTCATCAAATCCCAAGAAAGATCTTGGAATTGCCAATACAGACCCGGAGGTATTCATCAAGACGGTAAATATCAACCTAAAGAGCGTATTTATCGCAAGCCAGACGGCTGTTAAGTATATGGCGGAAAATGGAGGTGGAAGCATCATCAATATCTCATCCGTAGGAGGCCTGATACCAGATATCTCTCAGATTGCCTATGGAACCAGCAAAGCGGCAATCAACTATCTGACGAAACTGATAGCCGTACACGAGGCAAGGCATAACATCAGATGCAATGCGGTACTTCCAGGAATGACGGCAACAGATGCGGTGCAGGATAATCTGACGGATGACTTCCGAAACTTCTTCCTGAAGCATACGCCAATCCAGCGTATGGGGCTCCCGGAAGAGATCGCGGCAGCCGTAGTATACTTCGCAAGCGATGATGCCGCATATACCACAGGACAGATTCTTACCGTATCTGGCGGTTTCGGATTGGCAACGCCGATATTTGGAGATCTGTCGGAACGGTCTGATGCCCGCGGGTAG
- a CDS encoding IS3 family transposase: protein MGYRLIRDTLEHDYNISVNDKRVSRVCRKKKIQSHITHKYNCCTKPATDPAYIAENILNRDFKSDIPNEKWLTDVSTSKAFRQKIIDAGMIQRMSRVAKCIDNGPMEGFWVIMKREMYHGKKYKTKDELIEAIEEYIDYYTNKRVQRNLCVLTPQEIYEKRY from the coding sequence ATGGGATATAGGCTCATCAGGGATACGCTGGAGCATGATTATAATATAAGCGTCAATGATAAACGGGTCTCGCGGGTATGCCGTAAGAAAAAGATTCAGTCTCATATAACACACAAATATAATTGTTGCACAAAGCCAGCCACCGATCCGGCTTATATTGCCGAAAATATACTAAATCGAGATTTTAAGTCAGATATACCTAATGAAAAATGGCTTACGGATGTGTCTACTTCCAAAGCCTTTCGACAGAAGATAATTGATGCCGGAATGATACAAAGAATGTCAAGAGTTGCCAAATGTATTGATAATGGGCCAATGGAAGGATTCTGGGTAATCATGAAACGTGAAATGTATCATGGAAAAAAGTATAAAACCAAAGATGAATTAATAGAAGCCATTGAAGAATATATAGATTATTACACGAATAAGCGGGTGCAGAGAAATCTCTGCGTTTTAACGCCACAAGAGATTTATGAAAAGCGCTACTGA
- a CDS encoding putative holin-like toxin yields the protein MTVFEAISLMISFGIFILTLLAYIDRNNKRK from the coding sequence ATGACTGTATTTGAAGCAATCTCTTTGATGATTTCTTTTGGTATTTTTATACTCACACTGCTTGCCTACATAGATAGGAACAACAAGCGAAAATAA
- the tnpC gene encoding IS66 family transposase, translated as MQKIYSPEELNSFSRETLVAVILSMQNQLTQLNTNMERLIEQIASANNHRYGRSSEKLDVIAGQLELELIFNEAEALTETLYVVEPREEDVIQVTRRKKKGKREADLKDLPVEVIPHTIPEAKLQEIFGSVGWKQLPDEVYKRVRVQPAVYTVEEHHVAVYAGKDNQTIVKADRPRELLRNSILTPSLGASIMNAKYVNGLPLYRISQEFQRNDIHISRQVMANWMIQCADRYLGPLYDYLHNRMYHFHVLQADETPVKVSKDGRPANSKSYMWVYRTGKGYSDPPIILYEYQKTRKADHPREFLKGFTGTVVCDGYSAYRKLDRESETIVFAGCWTHARRYFADALKALPKKDHQAAKDTIAYEAIKRIGAIYHLDNQLADLKPDDRKKQRQINLKPLVEAFFVWAKEIQFSGRLTKGKTLEGINYCINQEEALKVFLDDGEVPLDNNATEGALRSFCLHKHAWKLIDSIDGAQSSAIIYSITETAKANHLNPFRYLEYILTVMKDHQEDTDYCFMEELLPWSEQLPEICISKTKTTNV; from the coding sequence ATGCAGAAGATCTACTCACCGGAAGAACTGAACAGTTTCAGCAGGGAAACACTCGTGGCAGTGATCCTGTCCATGCAGAACCAGCTTACCCAACTGAATACAAACATGGAACGCCTGATTGAGCAGATCGCATCTGCAAACAATCATCGTTATGGGCGTTCTTCCGAAAAGCTGGACGTTATCGCCGGACAATTGGAACTGGAGCTCATCTTTAACGAAGCGGAAGCTTTGACTGAGACGCTTTATGTTGTCGAACCTAGGGAAGAAGATGTGATCCAGGTCACGCGCCGGAAGAAAAAAGGAAAGCGCGAGGCAGATCTTAAGGATCTTCCTGTGGAAGTGATCCCTCATACCATTCCAGAAGCAAAGCTGCAGGAAATTTTTGGCTCCGTTGGATGGAAGCAGCTCCCGGATGAAGTTTATAAAAGAGTCCGGGTTCAGCCGGCAGTCTACACGGTGGAAGAACATCATGTGGCCGTGTATGCAGGAAAAGATAATCAGACGATTGTCAAAGCGGACCGACCAAGGGAATTGCTCCGCAACAGCATTCTGACACCGTCTCTGGGTGCAAGCATCATGAATGCCAAGTATGTCAATGGACTGCCTTTATACCGGATCAGCCAGGAGTTCCAGAGAAACGACATCCATATCTCCCGGCAGGTAATGGCGAACTGGATGATCCAGTGTGCGGACCGGTATCTGGGACCGCTTTATGATTACCTTCATAACAGGATGTACCATTTCCATGTGCTGCAGGCCGACGAGACTCCGGTTAAGGTATCGAAGGATGGGCGCCCGGCAAACAGTAAGAGTTACATGTGGGTCTACCGGACGGGAAAGGGATATAGTGATCCCCCCATTATCCTGTATGAATACCAGAAGACCCGGAAAGCAGACCATCCGCGGGAATTCCTGAAAGGATTTACAGGCACTGTTGTCTGTGACGGATACTCCGCCTACCGGAAGCTGGACCGGGAAAGCGAAACCATCGTTTTCGCAGGGTGCTGGACCCATGCGAGAAGGTATTTTGCCGATGCCCTGAAGGCATTGCCAAAAAAAGATCATCAGGCAGCCAAAGATACGATCGCTTACGAGGCAATCAAGCGGATTGGCGCCATCTACCATCTGGACAACCAGCTTGCTGATCTGAAGCCGGATGACCGTAAAAAACAGCGGCAGATCAATCTCAAACCTCTGGTGGAGGCTTTCTTTGTGTGGGCAAAAGAAATCCAGTTCTCCGGTCGCCTTACCAAGGGTAAAACTCTGGAAGGGATCAACTACTGCATCAATCAGGAAGAGGCATTAAAAGTATTCCTGGATGATGGTGAAGTCCCGCTTGATAATAACGCAACGGAAGGGGCTCTGCGCAGCTTCTGCCTGCACAAACATGCATGGAAGCTGATCGACAGTATTGACGGTGCACAATCCAGTGCGATCATCTACAGTATCACGGAAACAGCAAAGGCGAATCATCTAAATCCCTTCCGCTATCTGGAATATATCCTAACCGTGATGAAAGACCATCAGGAGGATACGGATTATTGTTTTATGGAAGAACTGCTTCCATGGTCTGAGCAGCTGCCGGAAATCTGCATAAGCAAAACAAAAACAACAAACGTGTAA
- the tnpB gene encoding IS66 family insertion sequence element accessory protein TnpB (TnpB, as the term is used for proteins encoded by IS66 family insertion elements, is considered an accessory protein, since TnpC, encoded by a neighboring gene, is a DDE family transposase.), whose amino-acid sequence MLNNASGFRKVYVAAGYTDLRRGIDGLASIVKFNFQLDPYEKDILFLFCGRRSGRIKGLVWEGDGFLLLYKRLELGGFSWPRTKEEALEITQEQYRALMQGLEIVSRHPIQEVQPSDLL is encoded by the coding sequence ATGCTGAATAACGCATCCGGCTTCCGGAAGGTTTACGTTGCTGCCGGCTATACGGATTTGCGGCGCGGAATCGACGGGCTGGCATCTATTGTGAAATTTAACTTCCAGCTGGATCCATATGAAAAGGATATCCTCTTCCTGTTTTGCGGAAGACGCAGTGGCCGCATCAAGGGGCTCGTATGGGAAGGAGACGGATTCCTTCTCCTTTACAAAAGACTGGAACTTGGCGGCTTCAGCTGGCCCCGCACAAAAGAAGAAGCACTGGAGATCACCCAGGAGCAATACCGTGCACTGATGCAGGGACTGGAGATCGTATCCAGACACCCAATCCAGGAAGTGCAGCCCAGCGATCTTCTGTGA
- the tnpA gene encoding IS66 family insertion sequence element accessory protein TnpA, translated as MSKTAWCRANGISEKQFFYWQRILRREAYEASQNPSLPAAAETKQLSAVQQSVSFAEIKLPAVSPDASPVFRPDLVIRKGNLVLEISNSASSELFSRVGGILHAE; from the coding sequence ATGTCAAAAACCGCCTGGTGTCGGGCAAACGGGATTTCTGAGAAGCAGTTTTTTTACTGGCAGCGCATCCTGCGCCGGGAAGCTTATGAAGCATCTCAGAATCCATCATTGCCTGCAGCTGCAGAGACAAAACAATTGTCTGCTGTTCAGCAGTCCGTATCTTTCGCTGAAATCAAACTTCCTGCCGTGTCACCGGACGCATCACCTGTTTTCCGTCCAGATCTGGTGATCCGGAAAGGGAATCTTGTTCTGGAGATTTCCAATTCAGCCTCATCAGAACTGTTCTCCCGGGTAGGAGGAATTCTTCATGCTGAATAA
- a CDS encoding GNAT family N-acetyltransferase — MKYKVNDQELNASMFITFVNRVWPGDYDVDKTQAALSRTLNITAYDEKELVGCLRILSDGYYFGTITELLVLPKYQKQGIGSRLLTLAKDNTPTMLYFGAHPGAEGFYEKNGCQKSLQSYLIDKED, encoded by the coding sequence ATGAAATATAAAGTGAATGACCAGGAACTTAATGCTTCAATGTTTATTACGTTTGTGAATAGGGTATGGCCAGGGGATTATGATGTGGATAAGACGCAGGCTGCGTTATCGAGAACATTGAATATCACTGCTTACGATGAAAAGGAACTTGTGGGCTGTCTGCGGATTCTTTCAGACGGCTATTATTTTGGAACCATTACAGAGCTGCTTGTTCTTCCAAAATATCAGAAGCAGGGAATTGGGAGCAGGCTTCTAACGCTTGCCAAAGATAACACCCCGACCATGCTGTATTTCGGCGCACATCCAGGAGCAGAAGGATTTTATGAAAAAAACGGATGTCAGAAGAGTCTGCAATCCTATTTGATAGATAAGGAAGACTAA
- a CDS encoding sporulation initiation factor Spo0A C-terminal domain-containing protein: MSELEIEYLIRALGIGATYRGYRYLNYGVKLCLRDEDYLLSVSKLLYPQIAKNYHTTSSSVERDIRTVIRVCWERGNRRLLQEIALHPLDSQPTSSEFLDILTAHLRQKEAAEMLV, encoded by the coding sequence ATGAGTGAACTAGAAATCGAATATCTTATACGTGCTCTTGGCATCGGCGCAACCTACCGTGGATACCGATATCTGAACTATGGGGTGAAACTATGTTTGAGAGACGAAGACTACCTTCTGTCCGTGAGCAAGTTATTATATCCTCAGATTGCAAAAAACTATCATACTACAAGCAGCAGCGTGGAACGAGATATAAGAACCGTTATCAGAGTCTGTTGGGAAAGAGGAAACCGCCGTCTGCTTCAGGAAATTGCCTTGCATCCTCTTGACTCGCAGCCTACATCCAGTGAATTTTTAGATATTCTTACTGCTCATTTAAGGCAGAAAGAAGCCGCAGAAATGCTGGTTTAG
- a CDS encoding GH25 family lysozyme, whose translation MSIHGIDVSGFQGSIDWEAVRASQIQFAMIRAGYGEGTVDQEFRRNASQCNQVGLPFGVYWFSYAYTPEMARQEANDRGRTTAPERHSQSQPDLCGNYDQSMRGRRENWPGIQILEAGPFFIIS comes from the coding sequence ATGAGCATTCATGGAATAGATGTAAGCGGATTTCAGGGCAGCATAGACTGGGAGGCCGTAAGAGCGAGCCAAATACAGTTTGCCATGATCCGGGCCGGCTATGGAGAGGGGACCGTGGATCAGGAGTTCAGGAGAAATGCCAGCCAGTGCAACCAGGTTGGGCTGCCGTTCGGAGTGTACTGGTTTTCCTATGCGTATACCCCGGAAATGGCCAGGCAGGAGGCTAACGACCGTGGCAGAACGACAGCGCCTGAACGGCATTCGCAATCCCAACCTGATCTATGCGGGAACTACGATCAGAGTATGAGAGGAAGAAGAGAAAATTGGCCCGGAATCCAGATTCTGGAAGCCGGGCCTTTTTTCATTATATCTTAA
- a CDS encoding response regulator transcription factor, which translates to MSKILVCDDDKEIVEAIDIYLSQEGYEVLKAYDGEEALKVLGKEKIDLLVIDVMMPKLDGIRATLKIREANNMPIIILSAKSEDADKILGLNVGADDYVTKPFNPLELVARVKSQLRRYTQLGSTANHKNEAVYEVGGLSINDDLKEVTVDGGPVKLTPIEYNILLLLVKNQGKVFSIDQIYESIWNEDAIGVDNTVAVHIRHIREKIEINPKEPRYLKVVWGVGYKVEKL; encoded by the coding sequence ATGTCTAAAATATTAGTATGTGATGATGATAAGGAAATCGTAGAGGCCATCGATATATATCTGTCCCAGGAAGGGTATGAAGTATTAAAGGCATATGATGGGGAAGAAGCACTGAAGGTATTGGGCAAGGAGAAGATAGACCTTCTGGTAATCGACGTCATGATGCCAAAACTGGACGGGATCAGAGCCACCCTTAAGATCCGGGAAGCCAACAATATGCCAATCATTATTCTCTCTGCAAAATCCGAAGACGCAGATAAGATCCTTGGCCTTAACGTAGGTGCGGATGATTATGTGACGAAGCCTTTCAATCCATTGGAACTGGTTGCAAGAGTCAAGTCGCAGCTTCGGCGTTATACGCAGCTTGGCAGTACTGCGAATCATAAAAATGAAGCGGTCTATGAAGTTGGAGGCCTGTCGATCAACGATGACTTAAAGGAAGTAACGGTGGATGGCGGGCCAGTGAAACTTACGCCGATCGAATATAATATTCTGCTACTGCTGGTAAAGAATCAAGGGAAAGTCTTCTCTATAGACCAGATCTATGAAAGTATATGGAATGAGGACGCCATTGGCGTAGATAATACGGTGGCGGTACATATCAGGCATATACGTGAAAAAATAGAGATCAATCCAAAAGAGCCCCGTTACCTGAAGGTAGTATGGGGAGTCGGATATAAGGTGGAGAAGCTTTAG
- a CDS encoding sensor histidine kinase, with translation MKQQWYKSNVAKGILIVTQHILLVVMITSFLWMMSYPALRGELFVGKPAKKYEDTVSFGNQLNNISHDVVNGVELRKKFETDGIYDPLRVVDIENYYLNSKISDEDASGLAYSLQDLYNWGEELYDKGEISYDSGLEMAYTSEETPGDDNIIVCKRSNDTYHYYYYSEFKDLIDSDMLRFVISNESEGMSGEDILDELHNGSRNEGENRGQQFKGLQDAEGRIEYIDCWSYDGTWMEEKYPPLGEKSIIDIVNNNPKWNGRLNEAFDMLHSTINAVFGEVSAYNELEELYQEGDTNLAYMYVDEDTGQVYTNRKEYEDYSKVEENLKKIRGMGKYTIVRPKLADFESNLKDTDATQWRDAIKYSVGGKNFVYAVGVDTSYPIQDDFHAENIMYEKYGSNARSIAILGVFAAILFIIFMVWLTSIAGRNMKDEELHLNWFDHIKTELAAVIIGLLWGIPLMLAYSGIPVSSFKAYDDGRTLVYQADYIYNALPYMMAGGIIAAYTCGMFLIGYLSLVRRIKARTLWSNSVLKWFFGFVGQLFRNLHAIWKVVLLFGVFAVIHWIAYISMGDGIWLFLALTVEAVAFVFLIRQTIGRQRIKKGIEKISGGEVDYKIPIYGLGNEQSDIAQRVNSIGEGLDAALEESMKSERLKTDLITNVSHDIKTPLTSIINYVELLKQENFEDPKIQRYLEVLEAKSQRLKTLTEDVVEASKVSSGNITLEYMNINLVEMIQQTSGEFEEKFKARNLKEVLTLPEQEAIIRVDGRRMWRVLENIYNNAAKYAMEGTRIYADLEVRDLSAVFNLKNVSEQQLNITADELTERFIRGDISRSTEGSGLGLSIAKTLTQMQGGKFDLYVDGDLFRVTITFPIVLAKADNEPADDGRINDGQTEA, from the coding sequence ATGAAGCAACAATGGTACAAATCAAATGTTGCAAAAGGGATATTGATCGTGACCCAGCATATACTGCTGGTCGTAATGATAACCAGTTTTCTGTGGATGATGTCCTACCCGGCCCTTAGAGGGGAATTGTTTGTAGGAAAGCCTGCCAAGAAATACGAGGACACCGTAAGTTTTGGCAATCAGTTGAACAATATCAGCCATGACGTGGTAAACGGAGTCGAACTGCGCAAGAAGTTTGAGACGGATGGCATCTATGATCCACTGAGGGTTGTCGATATTGAGAATTATTATTTGAATTCTAAGATCAGCGATGAAGACGCAAGCGGCCTGGCCTATTCTTTGCAGGACTTATATAACTGGGGAGAGGAACTGTATGACAAAGGCGAGATAAGTTATGACTCGGGTCTTGAGATGGCATATACTTCTGAGGAGACGCCGGGCGATGATAATATCATAGTGTGCAAGCGGTCAAACGATACGTATCACTATTACTATTATAGTGAATTTAAAGATCTGATCGACAGCGACATGCTACGGTTCGTTATAAGCAATGAAAGCGAAGGAATGTCCGGAGAGGACATTTTGGATGAACTTCATAATGGAAGCCGCAATGAGGGAGAAAACCGGGGGCAGCAGTTTAAAGGGCTGCAGGACGCGGAAGGAAGAATTGAATATATTGACTGCTGGAGTTACGATGGCACCTGGATGGAAGAGAAGTACCCGCCGCTTGGCGAGAAAAGTATTATTGATATTGTGAATAACAACCCAAAGTGGAACGGCAGGCTGAACGAAGCCTTTGACATGCTGCACAGTACTATAAATGCGGTGTTCGGCGAAGTGTCTGCCTATAATGAATTGGAAGAATTGTATCAGGAAGGAGATACGAACCTGGCCTATATGTATGTGGATGAGGACACAGGGCAGGTATATACCAACCGCAAGGAGTATGAGGACTATTCCAAGGTGGAAGAGAACCTTAAGAAGATACGCGGAATGGGAAAATATACGATTGTAAGACCCAAACTGGCGGATTTTGAGTCAAATCTTAAAGACACGGATGCGACGCAGTGGAGGGATGCGATCAAGTATTCTGTAGGCGGAAAAAATTTTGTATATGCGGTAGGGGTTGATACCTCTTATCCGATTCAGGATGATTTTCATGCGGAGAATATCATGTATGAAAAGTACGGATCTAATGCTAGAAGCATAGCAATCCTCGGGGTTTTTGCGGCTATCCTGTTCATAATATTCATGGTATGGCTTACAAGCATAGCGGGAAGGAATATGAAGGATGAAGAACTGCATCTGAACTGGTTCGATCATATTAAGACAGAACTGGCAGCTGTGATCATAGGGCTGCTTTGGGGAATTCCTCTTATGTTGGCTTATTCCGGAATACCGGTCTCATCGTTTAAAGCTTATGACGATGGCAGAACGCTCGTCTATCAGGCTGATTATATATACAATGCCCTGCCATATATGATGGCAGGAGGAATTATAGCAGCATATACCTGCGGCATGTTCCTGATCGGATACCTTAGCCTGGTTCGCCGGATTAAGGCCAGGACTCTCTGGTCGAACAGCGTGCTGAAATGGTTCTTCGGGTTTGTGGGACAGTTATTCAGGAATCTGCATGCTATATGGAAGGTTGTCTTGCTGTTTGGTGTGTTCGCTGTGATTCATTGGATTGCCTATATCAGTATGGGAGATGGCATCTGGCTTTTCCTGGCACTGACGGTGGAGGCTGTGGCATTTGTGTTCCTGATCCGGCAGACTATTGGCAGGCAGAGGATCAAGAAGGGAATTGAAAAGATATCCGGCGGAGAGGTGGATTACAAGATTCCGATATATGGCCTGGGAAATGAGCAGAGCGATATTGCGCAGCGAGTCAACTCCATCGGAGAAGGACTGGATGCGGCGCTGGAAGAGAGTATGAAAAGCGAGCGCCTGAAGACGGACTTGATCACGAATGTATCCCATGATATTAAGACGCCGCTTACTTCTATCATTAATTATGTGGAACTCCTGAAGCAGGAGAATTTTGAAGATCCGAAGATTCAGAGATATCTGGAAGTGCTGGAGGCTAAATCCCAAAGGCTTAAGACCCTGACAGAGGATGTGGTAGAGGCATCCAAGGTAAGTTCCGGCAATATCACGCTGGAATATATGAATATTAATCTCGTAGAGATGATCCAGCAGACCAGCGGAGAGTTCGAGGAGAAGTTTAAAGCCCGCAACCTTAAGGAGGTCCTGACGCTGCCGGAGCAAGAAGCAATCATCAGAGTGGATGGACGCCGGATGTGGCGTGTGCTTGAGAATATCTACAACAACGCGGCCAAGTATGCGATGGAAGGAACCCGTATATACGCGGATCTGGAAGTCAGAGACTTATCAGCGGTATTCAATCTGAAGAATGTATCGGAACAGCAGCTGAACATTACGGCAGATGAACTAACTGAGCGGTTTATACGCGGCGATATCTCCAGAAGCACGGAAGGAAGCGGTCTGGGCCTGTCTATTGCCAAGACGCTCACACAGATGCAGGGAGGAAAATTCGACCTGTATGTGGATGGCGATCTGTTCAGAGTAACGATCACATTCCCCATCGTATTGGCAAAGGCAGATAACGAGCCTGCAGATGATGGACGGATAAATGACGGACAGACAGAAGCATAA
- a CDS encoding class I SAM-dependent methyltransferase produces the protein MDELRKLLQENLNIEFISAVLSNPRQKEEASKIKVRPLLKKEQLVFQLEIFRNNQVFHKNADPGETCQFLLGYMENMRQMQMETKKYAYTVLVSKKGKVTVKRKAAKGTPASVDLSHNRKKQYILEEDVPVPFLQDLGVMTPEGRIVHARFDKFRQINRFLEFIEDILPVLDEDRELTILDFGCGKSYLTFAMYYYLHERKGYDIRIIGLDLKKDVIRHCNELGRKYGYDKLTFLEGDIADYEGVRKVDMVVTLHACDTATDFALAKAIGWDAKVILSVPCCQHELNRQMDNETLKPILGYGLIKDRMAALVTDALRAQYLEREGYDTQILEFIDMEHTPKNILIRAVKTGKKGENLDAIRRCEEYLHVEPMLGRLLDHKGEL, from the coding sequence ATGGATGAATTAAGAAAATTATTACAGGAAAATCTAAATATAGAGTTTATCTCAGCAGTTCTGAGCAATCCACGGCAAAAGGAGGAGGCATCCAAGATTAAGGTGCGTCCTTTGCTTAAGAAGGAGCAGTTGGTGTTCCAGTTGGAGATATTCCGGAACAATCAGGTATTTCATAAAAACGCCGATCCCGGTGAAACCTGCCAGTTTCTGCTTGGGTACATGGAAAATATGCGCCAGATGCAGATGGAGACGAAGAAATATGCTTATACGGTGCTGGTAAGCAAGAAGGGCAAGGTAACGGTGAAGAGGAAGGCTGCAAAAGGTACGCCGGCCAGTGTGGATCTAAGCCATAACCGAAAGAAGCAGTACATTCTGGAAGAGGACGTGCCGGTGCCATTTCTTCAGGACTTGGGAGTTATGACGCCGGAAGGAAGGATCGTCCATGCAAGATTCGACAAATTCCGCCAGATCAATCGTTTCCTTGAGTTTATCGAGGATATCCTTCCTGTCCTTGATGAGGACCGGGAGCTTACGATCCTGGATTTTGGCTGCGGGAAGTCCTACCTGACGTTTGCCATGTATTATTATCTGCATGAGAGGAAGGGTTATGATATACGGATTATCGGCCTGGACTTAAAAAAGGATGTCATCCGTCACTGCAATGAACTGGGCAGGAAATACGGCTATGACAAGCTGACATTTTTAGAAGGCGATATTGCCGACTATGAAGGCGTCAGGAAGGTGGATATGGTGGTTACCTTGCATGCCTGCGACACGGCTACGGACTTCGCCCTGGCAAAAGCCATTGGCTGGGATGCGAAGGTGATCCTGTCTGTTCCCTGCTGTCAACATGAACTGAACCGGCAGATGGACAATGAGACATTGAAGCCTATACTTGGATATGGGCTGATCAAGGATCGCATGGCAGCGCTGGTGACGGATGCGCTTCGGGCCCAGTATCTGGAGCGCGAAGGATATGATACCCAGATATTGGAATTCATCGATATGGAGCATACGCCTAAGAATATCCTGATACGTGCGGTCAAGACCGGGAAAAAGGGGGAGAACCTGGATGCGATCCGCCGGTGCGAGGAGTATCTTCATGTAGAGCCGATGCTTGGGAGGCTGCTGGATCATAAAGGGGAATTATAG
- a CDS encoding QueT transporter family protein, which yields MKNKNVTFLTQAAMIAAIYVVLTYVFAPFSFGEVQVRISEALTILPLFTPAAIPGLFVGCLVGNILGGALLPDILFGSLATLIGAIFTYQLRGKSPFLAPLPPIAANTIVVPFVLRYGYSVALPIPFMMLTVGIGEALSCGVLGLVLYFALRKYKNIFFRPTAV from the coding sequence ATGAAGAACAAAAACGTTACTTTTCTGACCCAGGCAGCTATGATTGCTGCCATCTATGTGGTGCTTACTTATGTATTTGCGCCGTTTTCTTTTGGAGAGGTCCAAGTCAGGATTTCCGAGGCCCTTACTATCCTGCCTCTATTCACCCCGGCTGCGATACCCGGGCTGTTTGTAGGATGTCTGGTGGGCAACATCTTGGGAGGCGCGCTTCTTCCGGATATCCTATTTGGAAGTCTTGCAACCCTGATCGGAGCAATCTTCACCTATCAGTTACGTGGCAAGAGCCCGTTCCTGGCTCCGCTTCCGCCAATTGCCGCCAATACGATTGTCGTTCCATTCGTATTGCGTTACGGCTACAGCGTGGCGCTGCCTATCCCTTTTATGATGCTGACTGTTGGGATCGGAGAGGCCTTATCCTGCGGGGTGCTTGGACTGGTTCTGTACTTCGCATTGCGCAAGTATAAGAATATCTTCTTTCGGCCTACTGCGGTATAA